The DNA segment AGTTGTCTGCAGGTGGAAAGGTTGATTGAATCAGGAATACGTGCGATCCTCGAATTGTTTCTTGAAAAGCCACAGCAAATTCGCCGTCGCTAAAATTTAATTTTTTAATGTTCCCAAGATCCCTCCCGGAATAATGACTAATCTTTTCGGTTAGGTAACGGGACGATGATCCCGAAAAAATCTTAATGGGCGCTTTTGGTGGCATCGAAATAGTTGTTTTTCTGTTTATTATTTATAAGACGGTGCAAAGATAAAAAATCATGACTTAAATTATCCTTGACGGCCATAATTTAAAATGTTTCCTTATTGTTACGATATCATTATTTTTTATATTGCGCATGTATAGTCCTTACCATTGTTCATTTACTTGCTCAATAAAATTCAAAATTTCATCTCTACCCTCTGCTTTTTCGGCTGAGGTGACAAATATTTCGGGTAATTCTTCCCAGTCTTCTAATAAGGCTTTTTTATAGTTTTCTATGTTGGATTCCTTTTCTGAGGCTTTTAATTTGTCCATTTTGGTAAAAACGATAACAAATGGAATTCCCCAAACTCCCATTTGGTGCATAAACTCCAAATCAACTTTCTGGGGCTTGTGTCTGCTGTCTACCAATATAAATAGACACATCAGGTTGGAACGGTGACGAAGGTAATTGTCAATTAAAAGTTTAAATTCTTTACGTTGTGTTTTGGAGGCCTTGGCATAGCCATAGCCAGGCAAGTCTACCAAATACCATTGGTTGTCTATAGTAAAGTGATTGATTAATTGTGTTTTACCTGGTGTTGATGAGGTTTTGGCCAGTGTGCTATTGTTGCACAGCATGTTAATCAACGATGACTTGCCTACGTTGGATCTGCCAATAAAAGCATATTCGGGCCTATCAGCATCGGGACACTGGTTAGGCTTGGAACTGGAAGTAAGAAACGCAGCTTTTGTAATTCGCATTTTTGTTTACAAAGGTAAGGGACAATATCTAAAAACAAAATGTTTATAATTCAAATTGAATCCCTTGGGCCAGCGGCAAGTCCTTACTCCAGTTGATGGTGTTTGTTTGTTGACGCATATAAGCTTTCCAAGCATCTGAACCGGATTCTCGTCCGCCACCTGTTTCTTTTTCGCCTCCAAAGGCGCCACCTATCTCGGCTCCTGATGTTCCAATATTAACATTGGCTATTCCGCAATCGCTACCTATGCCTGAAATAAATGTTTCACATTCTTGCATGTCTCTGCTGAAAATAGATGAAGATAGGCCTTGAGGAACATCGTTGTGCATGCTAATGGCTTCTTCAAATTGTTGGTATTTCATAAGGTACAAAACAGGTACAAAGGATTCGTGTTGAACAATAGGTAAGTGGTTTTGTGCTTCAATGATGGTGGGTAAAACATAGTGTCCCTTATCTGGAATGCCGGATGTGATGACCTTGTTTCCAAATAATATGGAACAACCTTGTTCTTGTGCTGTGCGTATGGTGTCTTTATATAGTTCTGTAGCTTCATCATCAATCAGTGGACCTACTATTGTCTTGGGGTCTAGGGGATGTCCTATTTTAAGTTTTATTTGCTGGTAGGCCTTTTTTAACATATCTATTACTTCGGAATAGATACTATCGTGAATGATGAGGCGGCGGGTGGAGGTGCAGCGTTGACCTGTTGTTCCCACAGCTCCAAATACGATGGCCGGAATAGCTAGTTGAAGGTCGGCTGTTTGTGTCACTATAATGGCGTTGTTGCCTCCTAGTTCAGCTATCGTTCTTCCTAAGCGAGCTCCTACTTTTTGACTTACTTTTTTGCCTACTTGCGTAGACCCGGTGATAGATATTAGAGAAATTCTTTTGTCCTCAGCCATTAAATCGCCAATCTCCGATGAGGGAGCAACGATTAGATTAACGACTCCTTCGGTCACCTTATTATCTTTTAGTACTTTTTCTATTGCATGATGGACGGCGATGGCACAAAGGGGTACTTTGGAACTGGGTTTCCAAACACATACGTCGCCACATACCAAGGCAATCATGGTATTCCAGGCCCAAACCGCCATGGGGAAGTTGAAGGCTGATATGATACCTACTACGCCTAAGGGATGATACTGGTCAAGTAGACGATGGCCTGGACGTTCGCTTTGCATAGTGTAGCCGTAGAGCTGACGAGATAAACCTACTGCAAAATCACATATGTCTATCATCTCTT comes from the Saccharicrinis fermentans DSM 9555 = JCM 21142 genome and includes:
- the yihA gene encoding ribosome biogenesis GTP-binding protein YihA/YsxC — translated: MRITKAAFLTSSSKPNQCPDADRPEYAFIGRSNVGKSSLINMLCNNSTLAKTSSTPGKTQLINHFTIDNQWYLVDLPGYGYAKASKTQRKEFKLLIDNYLRHRSNLMCLFILVDSRHKPQKVDLEFMHQMGVWGIPFVIVFTKMDKLKASEKESNIENYKKALLEDWEELPEIFVTSAEKAEGRDEILNFIEQVNEQW
- the amaB gene encoding L-piperidine-6-carboxylate dehydrogenase, which translates into the protein MSQFYLKYRSHHQQDFGIPEMLNQLGIKSENMGLCTGTQWFETQGTILTSSSPIDGHPIAKIHQASSSDYIHMVDKALQAFHDWRRTPAPKRGDIVRKIGNALREEKENLAKLISLEMGKIYQESLGEVQEMIDICDFAVGLSRQLYGYTMQSERPGHRLLDQYHPLGVVGIISAFNFPMAVWAWNTMIALVCGDVCVWKPSSKVPLCAIAVHHAIEKVLKDNKVTEGVVNLIVAPSSEIGDLMAEDKRISLISITGSTQVGKKVSQKVGARLGRTIAELGGNNAIIVTQTADLQLAIPAIVFGAVGTTGQRCTSTRRLIIHDSIYSEVIDMLKKAYQQIKLKIGHPLDPKTIVGPLIDDEATELYKDTIRTAQEQGCSILFGNKVITSGIPDKGHYVLPTIIEAQNHLPIVQHESFVPVLYLMKYQQFEEAISMHNDVPQGLSSSIFSRDMQECETFISGIGSDCGIANVNIGTSGAEIGGAFGGEKETGGGRESGSDAWKAYMRQQTNTINWSKDLPLAQGIQFEL